From a single Paenibacillus sp. FSL R5-0345 genomic region:
- a CDS encoding MarR family winged helix-turn-helix transcriptional regulator, protein MKMNEEDTQKMTTTPELLIENQLCFTIYACSREMTKLYQPYLDKIGLTYSQYLVMLVLWERQQCTVKEIGEALFLDSGTLTPLLKRLQAAGLIVRERSTQDERKVLISLTEQGWALQSNAACIPGKMMEETTMSNVETLELLEQFKSLLNRVHEANTQVSKK, encoded by the coding sequence ATGAAAATGAATGAAGAAGATACGCAAAAGATGACGACCACACCTGAGCTGCTGATTGAGAATCAACTTTGTTTTACCATTTATGCTTGCTCTCGTGAGATGACAAAGCTGTATCAACCTTATTTGGATAAGATCGGTTTAACATACTCGCAATATCTAGTAATGCTTGTATTATGGGAACGGCAGCAATGTACAGTTAAGGAAATCGGTGAGGCGCTATTTTTGGATTCGGGTACGCTGACGCCTCTTTTGAAACGTCTGCAGGCTGCAGGTTTAATCGTGCGTGAGCGTTCGACACAAGATGAGCGAAAAGTTCTGATATCACTAACGGAACAGGGCTGGGCTCTTCAAAGTAATGCGGCTTGCATTCCAGGTAAAATGATGGAAGAAACAACGATGTCCAATGTTGAGACTTTAGAGCTACTTGAACAGTTCAAAAGCTTG
- a CDS encoding organic hydroperoxide resistance protein has protein sequence MMTIQQKMYETTVKAVGGRNGYIESESPKLNLTISTPREMGGAGGEGTNPEQLFAAGYSACFDSALNMVARLGKVKIEGSEVTATVSFGKVEDGGFGIAVKLDVLVKGVDRETATSLVEAAHGACPYSRATRGNIAVELNVL, from the coding sequence ATGATGACTATTCAGCAAAAAATGTATGAAACAACTGTTAAAGCCGTAGGAGGAAGAAACGGTTATATCGAATCAGAAAGCCCTAAGCTCAATCTTACAATCAGTACACCACGCGAAATGGGAGGTGCCGGCGGTGAAGGTACAAACCCTGAACAACTATTTGCAGCGGGATATTCTGCTTGTTTCGATAGCGCTCTAAACATGGTTGCTCGACTCGGAAAGGTGAAAATTGAAGGTAGTGAAGTAACAGCTACGGTCAGCTTCGGTAAAGTTGAAGATGGAGGTTTCGGCATCGCAGTTAAGCTTGATGTGCTGGTTAAAGGTGTTGACAGAGAAACTGCAACTTCTCTAGTAGAAGCTGCTCATGGCGCGTGCCCTTACTCCCGCGCAACTCGTGGCAATATCGCTGTTGAATTGAATGTACTGTAA
- a CDS encoding YifB family Mg chelatase-like AAA ATPase: MYGKMHSACLYGIEGVMIGVEIDLANGLPQTNIIGLPDSAIREAVERVRAAVKNCGYRYPQQRITINLAPADLRKEGSAFDLAIALGILITSGQVVMPSAKEVLFIGELALDGSLRPVSGVLPMVEAARKNGFKAVLLPEGNAAEAALISGINIYAIDHLRALVSPEEPQSNSAMDIKGSDEQYQLNGRDSVEKPSISTLPFPVSVSKGMDQNERPPVLVLSLEHLKYTPIYGTSEVSSCAMNEMMDDYSDVLGQQHVKRALTIAAAGMHNILLMGPPGTGKTMLIKRLPSILPKLTESEALEVTKIFSAAGTLKDAHNGLLRSRPFRSPHHTISAAGLIGGGGIPKPGEVSLAHRGILFLDELPEFSRNVLEVLRQPLEDGVVTISRARASFTYPAKFMLAASMNPCSCGYFGSGLSQQHCTCSPARIAQYRAKISGPLLDRIDLQVDVPRPKEWGRQGHALSSAEMYAAVMAAQAIQAKRFKRLPISWNSELSGASLRRYASLSREGAELLYDILENLGLSMRAHDRIIKLSRTIADLEGVQDITSAHLAEAVQYRNLDRQVMTEE; this comes from the coding sequence ATGTATGGAAAAATGCATAGTGCGTGCTTGTATGGAATTGAAGGGGTAATGATTGGTGTTGAAATTGATCTTGCGAATGGATTACCGCAGACGAATATCATTGGCTTACCGGATTCAGCGATTCGTGAGGCGGTAGAACGAGTAAGAGCCGCCGTTAAGAACTGCGGTTATCGCTATCCACAGCAGCGCATCACGATAAATCTAGCTCCAGCCGACCTACGAAAAGAAGGCTCCGCCTTTGATCTTGCGATTGCTCTGGGGATACTCATTACTAGTGGTCAAGTGGTTATGCCCTCAGCTAAAGAGGTACTCTTCATTGGAGAGCTTGCGCTCGATGGCAGTCTGCGGCCAGTATCGGGAGTACTGCCGATGGTGGAAGCTGCCCGGAAGAATGGATTTAAGGCTGTTCTGCTCCCGGAAGGCAATGCAGCCGAGGCAGCTTTGATCAGTGGCATTAACATTTACGCAATCGACCATTTGCGAGCTTTAGTGAGCCCAGAAGAACCGCAGTCCAACTCAGCAATGGATATAAAAGGGAGCGACGAGCAGTATCAATTGAATGGGAGAGATTCGGTAGAAAAACCGTCTATATCAACTCTTCCTTTTCCTGTATCTGTAAGCAAGGGGATGGATCAAAATGAACGACCTCCGGTACTTGTCCTTTCTTTGGAACATCTTAAATATACCCCGATTTACGGTACTTCTGAGGTCTCCTCGTGTGCAATGAATGAGATGATGGATGATTACAGTGATGTGCTTGGCCAACAGCATGTAAAAAGAGCCCTAACCATTGCGGCAGCGGGCATGCATAATATTTTGCTCATGGGTCCACCCGGTACAGGGAAGACGATGCTGATTAAACGACTCCCGAGCATACTTCCAAAATTGACTGAGAGTGAGGCACTTGAGGTAACCAAAATTTTTAGCGCAGCAGGAACTTTAAAAGATGCCCACAACGGCTTGCTGCGTAGTCGTCCTTTTCGCTCTCCGCATCATACGATATCAGCCGCAGGCCTTATTGGGGGTGGGGGAATTCCGAAGCCGGGTGAAGTCAGTCTCGCCCATCGAGGTATTCTCTTTCTAGATGAATTGCCCGAATTTTCTCGGAATGTACTAGAAGTGTTGCGTCAACCGCTCGAAGATGGGGTTGTTACTATAAGTCGTGCTCGTGCTTCCTTTACCTATCCTGCAAAATTCATGCTCGCTGCATCGATGAATCCATGTAGCTGTGGTTATTTTGGGAGTGGGCTTTCCCAACAACATTGTACTTGCAGTCCCGCTAGGATTGCTCAATATCGCGCAAAGATATCAGGCCCCTTATTGGATCGTATTGATTTACAAGTGGATGTCCCTCGCCCCAAGGAATGGGGTCGACAGGGGCATGCTTTATCTTCGGCTGAGATGTATGCAGCGGTGATGGCGGCACAGGCGATACAAGCTAAACGGTTTAAACGCTTGCCTATTTCTTGGAACAGTGAACTTTCTGGCGCTTCACTTCGGCGCTATGCAAGTCTTAGCCGTGAAGGTGCCGAATTGCTGTATGATATTCTGGAGAATTTAGGTCTAAGTATGCGAGCGCATGATCGAATAATTAAGCTATCCCGTACAATAGCTGATCTGGAAGGCGTACAGGATATTACTTCTGCTCATCTTGCGGAGGCTGTTCAGTACCGTAATTTAGACCGGCAAGTGATGACAGAAGAATAA
- a CDS encoding metallophosphoesterase, with product MASVFFTSDHHFGHKLIIDFESRPFIDVEQMNEAMIESWNSVVGPDDKVFHLGDFSFLNKEATRAIVRRLHGYKTLILGNHDRGRSRRWWLEAGFDEVSEYPLIYKDFFFLSHEPMYMNKHMPYVNVHGHIHGQKYEGNNYFNICVEHWNYKPLTFEQIRDSVVVSEEG from the coding sequence ATGGCTAGCGTTTTTTTTACATCCGACCATCATTTTGGACATAAGTTGATTATTGATTTTGAATCCAGACCCTTTATAGATGTTGAGCAAATGAATGAAGCCATGATTGAGAGTTGGAATTCAGTAGTGGGTCCGGATGATAAAGTGTTTCATTTGGGTGACTTTTCGTTTCTTAACAAGGAAGCGACACGTGCTATTGTGCGGAGGTTACATGGTTATAAGACTCTGATTCTCGGCAATCATGATCGCGGGCGCAGTCGTAGGTGGTGGCTTGAAGCAGGCTTTGACGAGGTAAGTGAATATCCACTGATTTATAAAGACTTCTTTTTTCTCTCCCATGAGCCAATGTATATGAATAAGCATATGCCTTACGTAAATGTGCACGGTCATATTCACGGTCAAAAATATGAGGGGAATAATTATTTTAATATTTGTGTGGAGCATTGGAACTATAAACCGTTGACCTTTGAACAGATCAGAGACTCTGTCGTAGTCAGTGAAGAAGGATGA
- a CDS encoding YraN family protein yields MKERYTRERYNRKQKGAAAEDGAVQYLSTCGYKILERNWRCRTGELDIIAENEGCIIIVEVRSRSGELYQGTPEESVNTRKIHQVRNTAQVYLHMKGYDDRRVTFDVISILLNEDLSIASLGHIREAF; encoded by the coding sequence ATGAAAGAGCGATACACAAGAGAGCGCTATAACCGCAAACAGAAGGGGGCCGCTGCTGAAGACGGGGCTGTGCAGTACTTATCTACTTGTGGATACAAGATCTTAGAACGAAATTGGCGTTGTCGAACTGGAGAACTTGATATTATTGCGGAGAACGAAGGCTGTATTATTATTGTTGAAGTTCGCAGTCGTAGTGGAGAGCTATATCAGGGGACTCCGGAGGAATCAGTGAATACTCGAAAAATACATCAAGTGCGAAATACAGCACAGGTTTATTTGCATATGAAAGGTTATGATGATCGAAGAGTAACTTTTGACGTCATTAGCATTTTACTGAATGAAGATTTAAGCATCGCTTCTTTGGGGCATATACGTGAGGCTTTTTAA
- a CDS encoding EscU/YscU/HrcU family type III secretion system export apparatus switch protein: MNENEPVPPISQGLKKAVALKYSPGQSEAPVVVAKGQGAIADLILQKAKESGVAVQEDAALVEVLSKLDLDQQIPSELYQLVAEILSFVYQSDRSAGERRPE, from the coding sequence ATGAACGAAAATGAGCCTGTACCTCCAATTTCACAAGGGCTCAAAAAAGCGGTCGCTCTCAAATATAGCCCAGGACAAAGCGAGGCGCCTGTCGTTGTTGCCAAAGGACAAGGGGCGATAGCGGATCTGATTCTGCAAAAAGCTAAAGAGAGTGGGGTTGCTGTCCAAGAGGACGCAGCTCTCGTAGAAGTTCTTTCAAAGCTCGATCTAGATCAACAGATTCCATCTGAACTTTATCAGCTAGTGGCTGAAATCCTCAGCTTTGTGTATCAGAGCGACCGTTCCGCCGGTGAACGGAGACCGGAATGA
- a CDS encoding ribonuclease HII, translating to MLAYEKEGWEQSYRRIAGVDEVGRGCLFGDVVAAAVILPEGLIIDGVNDSKKLTAKKRDALYEIIMEQALAVGVGYVDSTVIDEINIKQASRLAMKKAVESLEHIPDYMLIDAEKVDLPLPQRAIIKGDANSQSIAAASIIAKVTRDRLCEGLWEELYPDYGIAIHKGYATKLHREQITALGPTPMHRRSFIGRILAEQQTLF from the coding sequence ATGTTAGCCTATGAAAAAGAGGGCTGGGAACAGTCATATCGCCGTATAGCAGGCGTAGATGAAGTGGGAAGAGGCTGCTTGTTTGGGGACGTCGTAGCAGCAGCGGTGATTTTGCCAGAGGGGCTTATTATTGATGGTGTAAATGATTCCAAAAAGCTTACAGCTAAAAAGAGAGACGCTTTATACGAGATTATTATGGAGCAAGCGCTGGCGGTAGGTGTGGGGTATGTGGATTCTACTGTCATTGATGAGATTAATATCAAGCAAGCTTCACGCTTAGCCATGAAAAAAGCGGTAGAGAGTCTGGAACACATTCCTGACTATATGCTGATCGATGCTGAAAAGGTAGACCTCCCTTTGCCACAACGGGCAATTATTAAGGGGGATGCAAATAGTCAGTCTATTGCAGCAGCTTCGATTATTGCTAAAGTGACACGAGACAGGCTGTGTGAAGGTCTGTGGGAGGAATTATACCCTGATTATGGGATTGCGATACATAAAGGTTACGCGACCAAGCTTCACCGGGAACAAATTACGGCTCTAGGTCCAACACCTATGCATCGGCGCAGTTTTATTGGGCGGATTCTCGCGGAGCAGCAAACGTTATTCTAG
- the ylqF gene encoding ribosome biogenesis GTPase YlqF, whose protein sequence is MAIQWFPGHMTKARRQIEDKLKLIDVVIELLDSRLPLSSRNPMIDDILRDKPRLIILNKADLADPEITRKWLAYFKGQGHVAYPVDASTGTGIKEIPEQVKLLLKEKIDRQIARGMNPRAMRALIVGIPNVGKSTLINRMAGKSIAATGDRPGVTKGQQWIKTAGNLELLDTPGILWPKFEDQDVGYRLAVTGAIKEEILNVEDIAFYAVKYLVKDYGSRFQERFGIEKLPEDLENPDEIVAVMEAVGRKRGCLISGGRVDLEKASRALLHELRAGKLGRFTLETP, encoded by the coding sequence ATGGCCATTCAATGGTTTCCTGGTCATATGACGAAGGCTAGGCGGCAAATCGAGGATAAGCTGAAGCTGATTGATGTTGTAATAGAATTGCTCGATTCCCGTCTGCCGCTTTCCAGCCGCAATCCGATGATTGACGATATTTTGCGGGACAAGCCAAGATTGATTATTTTGAACAAGGCGGATCTGGCAGATCCGGAGATTACACGGAAGTGGCTGGCGTACTTCAAGGGACAAGGGCATGTTGCTTATCCTGTTGATGCATCTACTGGAACGGGTATTAAGGAAATACCAGAGCAGGTCAAACTGCTGCTAAAAGAAAAGATTGACCGGCAGATCGCTAGGGGAATGAATCCGCGAGCTATGCGTGCATTGATTGTCGGTATTCCTAACGTTGGTAAATCAACACTCATTAACCGGATGGCTGGTAAGAGTATCGCTGCTACTGGTGACCGTCCTGGGGTAACCAAGGGTCAACAGTGGATTAAGACAGCCGGTAATTTGGAGCTTCTGGATACCCCGGGTATTCTGTGGCCGAAGTTTGAGGACCAAGATGTAGGTTATCGCCTAGCGGTAACGGGTGCAATAAAAGAAGAAATTCTGAATGTTGAGGACATCGCCTTTTACGCGGTGAAATATTTGGTGAAAGACTACGGATCTAGATTTCAAGAACGCTTTGGCATTGAGAAGCTTCCTGAGGATCTGGAGAATCCAGATGAGATCGTAGCTGTTATGGAAGCCGTGGGTCGTAAGCGCGGTTGTCTGATTAGCGGTGGACGTGTAGATCTGGAAAAAGCTTCCCGAGCCTTGTTGCATGAGCTGCGGGCAGGTAAGCTTGGACGTTTTACGCTGGAAACGCCTTAA
- the lepB gene encoding signal peptidase I, translated as MQQEQSETLESSAQNPRKPKNEVLEWIKAIAIALVLVFLIRWLLFKPFIVDGPSMQPNFHTGERVIVNEILYDIRSPQRGEVIVFHVPSEGRDFIKRVIGVAGDTVKVEGDVVTVNGEVVNETYIQGAIDAAHSNNALYNNKDFPNEKFTDGTVPEGHVFVMGDNRSDSTDSRMIGYVPLGDIVGRADLIFWPLKDITLINH; from the coding sequence ATGCAGCAGGAACAAAGTGAAACTTTGGAATCAAGCGCGCAGAACCCACGTAAACCCAAAAATGAAGTTTTGGAATGGATTAAAGCCATTGCGATTGCTTTAGTATTGGTTTTTCTGATCCGCTGGCTTTTGTTCAAGCCTTTTATTGTAGATGGACCTTCCATGCAGCCTAATTTCCATACGGGTGAACGTGTTATCGTAAATGAGATTTTGTACGATATTAGATCTCCGCAACGGGGCGAGGTTATAGTATTCCACGTGCCTTCTGAGGGTAGAGATTTTATTAAACGTGTAATTGGTGTGGCTGGAGATACCGTGAAAGTAGAAGGGGATGTAGTTACAGTTAACGGAGAGGTTGTTAACGAGACATATATCCAAGGCGCTATTGATGCTGCGCATAGTAACAACGCTCTGTATAATAATAAAGACTTCCCTAATGAAAAGTTTACGGATGGTACCGTACCTGAAGGTCATGTATTTGTTATGGGGGATAATCGCTCGGATAGTACGGATAGCCGAATGATCGGTTATGTACCACTGGGGGATATAGTGGGTCGTGCAGATTTAATCTTCTGGCCGCTAAAGGATATTACACTGATTAACCATTAA
- the rplS gene encoding 50S ribosomal protein L19, with amino-acid sequence MNILQAITQEQLRKDIPSFRPGDTLKVHVKVIEGTRERIQLFEGVVIKRRGGGISETFTVRKISYGVGVERTFPINSPKIEKIEVARRGKVRRAKLYYLRELRGKAARIKEIRR; translated from the coding sequence ATGAATATCCTACAAGCTATTACGCAAGAGCAACTTCGTAAAGATATCCCGAGTTTTCGCCCGGGTGACACTTTGAAGGTGCATGTAAAAGTTATCGAGGGAACTCGTGAGCGTATCCAGTTGTTCGAAGGCGTTGTAATCAAACGTCGTGGCGGTGGAATCAGTGAGACTTTTACGGTTCGTAAAATTTCTTACGGTGTTGGTGTGGAAAGAACATTCCCAATCAACTCGCCTAAAATCGAGAAAATCGAAGTGGCTCGTCGTGGTAAAGTGCGTCGTGCTAAACTTTATTACCTTCGTGAACTACGTGGTAAAGCAGCGAGAATTAAAGAAATTCGTCGCTAG
- a CDS encoding LSm family protein: MEAYYNCLRCKDKRVRILTRDGRQHEGVITDVDRYNVYLRTDNGSVHTSAFWGNPFAANQILTLSLFTLLAIALI; encoded by the coding sequence GTGGAAGCATATTATAACTGTTTGCGTTGTAAGGATAAAAGGGTGCGGATTCTGACTAGAGATGGTAGACAGCACGAAGGCGTTATAACAGATGTAGACAGATACAATGTTTACTTAAGAACTGACAATGGCTCTGTGCATACTTCTGCTTTTTGGGGAAATCCTTTTGCCGCAAATCAGATTTTAACTTTGAGTTTATTCACTTTGCTGGCCATCGCATTAATCTAA
- the trmD gene encoding tRNA (guanosine(37)-N1)-methyltransferase TrmD: MRIDVLTLFPEMCEGVFSTSILGKAREKGIVSLNAVNFREFSGNKHNSVDDTPYGGGGGMVLKPDPIFNAVEHVLGITSNEGDKRRSDEEVSVKPRIILMCPQGKTYNQKIAEELAQEQHLIFICGHYEGYDERIREHLVTDELSIGDYVLTGGELPALTVIDSVVRLQPGALGNETSAISDSFSTGLLEYPHYTRPAEFRGWKVPDILLSGHHANIDIWRREQALLRTLERRPDLLETAELTLKDKKTLERLRNVDKPE; this comes from the coding sequence ATGAGAATTGATGTGCTTACGCTGTTTCCAGAAATGTGCGAAGGCGTATTCAGCACAAGTATTCTTGGTAAAGCGCGTGAAAAAGGAATCGTATCCTTAAATGCTGTGAACTTCCGCGAGTTCTCAGGGAATAAACACAATAGTGTGGATGATACTCCGTATGGAGGCGGCGGGGGCATGGTGCTCAAGCCTGATCCGATTTTTAATGCAGTCGAGCATGTGCTCGGTATTACATCGAATGAGGGAGATAAACGTCGATCTGATGAAGAGGTTTCTGTAAAACCACGTATCATCCTTATGTGTCCACAAGGAAAAACCTACAATCAGAAGATTGCTGAGGAACTGGCACAAGAGCAGCATTTAATCTTCATTTGTGGGCATTATGAGGGGTATGATGAACGGATTCGTGAGCATTTGGTAACAGATGAGCTTTCAATCGGTGATTATGTGCTAACTGGCGGAGAGTTGCCTGCTTTGACGGTTATAGATTCCGTAGTCCGGCTTCAGCCAGGAGCACTGGGAAATGAAACCTCTGCGATATCTGACTCGTTCAGCACTGGACTGCTAGAATATCCACACTACACACGTCCTGCTGAGTTTCGTGGCTGGAAGGTACCAGATATTTTACTGAGTGGTCATCATGCAAACATCGACATATGGCGGAGAGAGCAGGCACTGCTGCGCACGTTGGAACGCAGACCGGACCTGCTTGAGACTGCAGAACTTACGTTGAAAGACAAGAAGACACTGGAACGTCTAAGAAATGTGGACAAGCCGGAGTGA
- the rimM gene encoding ribosome maturation factor RimM (Essential for efficient processing of 16S rRNA): protein MTEELTVGRLVNTHGIRGEIKVLSHTDFPEVRFAAGKKLLVIPADGGAKFEVTVESAREHKGMFIVKLKGYTNINEVEKYKGSLLKVPSNDLVDLPENEYYFHQIVGCEVYTDEDENTPLGTITEILQPGANDVWVVKPAKGQDILIPVINDVVLNVDIEAKRITVHLMEGLLP from the coding sequence ATGACAGAAGAGTTAACCGTAGGCAGACTTGTGAATACGCATGGTATTCGCGGGGAGATTAAAGTATTATCACATACCGATTTCCCTGAAGTTCGTTTTGCTGCAGGCAAGAAGCTGCTGGTGATCCCTGCAGATGGCGGTGCGAAATTCGAAGTAACTGTAGAATCCGCTCGTGAGCACAAGGGGATGTTCATCGTTAAGCTCAAGGGATATACGAACATCAACGAAGTGGAAAAGTATAAAGGAAGCCTCCTGAAGGTTCCAAGTAATGATCTGGTTGATCTGCCTGAGAACGAATACTACTTCCACCAAATCGTCGGTTGTGAGGTATACACGGATGAAGATGAAAACACACCACTTGGTACGATAACGGAAATCTTACAGCCAGGCGCGAATGATGTGTGGGTTGTTAAGCCTGCAAAAGGACAAGACATCCTTATTCCTGTAATCAATGATGTAGTTCTGAATGTAGACATAGAAGCCAAAAGAATTACTGTTCATTTGATGGAAGGGCTATTGCCATGA
- a CDS encoding KH domain-containing protein, translating to MEELVGVIAKALVDHPEDVTVRAVEKDHLIVYELSVHPDDVGKVIGKQGRIAKALRTVVTSAAVKSDKRVTVDILS from the coding sequence ATGGAAGAATTAGTTGGAGTAATTGCTAAGGCTTTAGTGGATCATCCAGAAGATGTGACGGTACGAGCGGTGGAGAAGGATCACCTAATTGTCTATGAACTGTCCGTGCATCCTGATGATGTAGGAAAGGTCATTGGCAAACAAGGAAGGATCGCTAAGGCGCTCCGTACAGTAGTCACATCTGCAGCAGTCAAGAGCGATAAACGCGTAACTGTAGATATTTTATCTTAA
- the rpsP gene encoding 30S ribosomal protein S16 — MAVRIRLKRMGAHKAPFYRVVVSDSRSPRDGRFIEEIGYYNPIEQPAVVKIDEEKALKWLQTGAQASDTVRNLLSKAGVMKKFHELKQQK; from the coding sequence GTGGCAGTACGTATTCGTCTAAAAAGAATGGGAGCGCATAAAGCGCCTTTCTATCGTGTAGTGGTTTCCGATTCCCGGTCCCCTCGTGACGGTCGTTTTATCGAGGAAATCGGTTATTATAATCCGATTGAACAACCGGCAGTAGTTAAGATCGATGAGGAAAAAGCTCTTAAATGGCTTCAAACAGGTGCGCAAGCATCTGATACAGTACGCAACTTGCTTTCCAAAGCAGGCGTAATGAAGAAGTTTCATGAGCTTAAGCAACAGAAATAA
- the ffh gene encoding signal recognition particle protein has protein sequence MAFEGLTGRLQNVFSKLRGKGKVSEDDVNEAMREVRLALLEADVNFKVVKEFVAKVKEKSIGKEVMDSFTPGMVIIDIVNKELTELMGGSQAKLAKSNKPPTVIMMAGLQGAGKTTTSGKLAKLLQKGNHRPLLVAGDIYRPAAIKQLQVLGEQIKVPVFSLGDQTSPVEIARQAVQHAKDNGLDYVIIDTAGRLHIDEELMEELKQIHNVVNPDEVLLVVDAMTGQDAVNVAESFNKQLELTGVVLTKLDGDSRGGAALSVKAVTGCPIKFAALGEKIDALEPFHPERMASRILGMGDMLSLIEKAQANIDTDKAKEMERKMRNAEFTFDDFLEQMDQVKKLGPIDQILDMLPGMNKAKGIKDLKVDDKQMGRVEAIVHSMTKTEKRQPEIINHNRRKRIAAGSGTSVAEVNRLIKQFDEMRKMMKQFSGMMGGGGKASKKNAMKQLKGLGGKGMKFPFK, from the coding sequence ATGGCGTTTGAAGGTTTAACCGGAAGATTGCAGAATGTGTTCAGCAAGCTGCGCGGTAAAGGTAAAGTATCCGAAGATGACGTAAACGAAGCTATGCGCGAAGTACGGCTGGCCCTTCTGGAAGCCGATGTAAACTTCAAGGTAGTTAAAGAATTCGTGGCCAAGGTGAAAGAAAAGTCTATTGGTAAAGAAGTTATGGACAGCTTTACACCAGGTATGGTCATTATCGACATCGTTAACAAGGAACTAACCGAGCTGATGGGCGGAAGCCAAGCGAAGCTGGCCAAGTCGAACAAGCCACCGACTGTCATTATGATGGCGGGTCTACAAGGGGCAGGTAAGACAACCACTTCGGGTAAGCTGGCCAAGCTGTTACAGAAGGGCAATCATCGTCCATTACTCGTTGCGGGAGATATTTACCGTCCTGCTGCGATCAAACAGCTTCAGGTGCTGGGAGAACAAATTAAAGTTCCGGTATTTTCGCTAGGTGATCAGACTAGTCCGGTAGAGATTGCCAGACAAGCTGTACAACATGCCAAGGATAACGGACTTGATTACGTCATTATCGATACTGCAGGCCGCCTGCATATTGATGAAGAATTGATGGAAGAACTGAAGCAGATTCACAATGTTGTAAATCCAGATGAAGTTCTGTTAGTAGTAGATGCAATGACCGGTCAAGACGCTGTGAACGTGGCTGAGAGCTTCAATAAGCAGCTTGAGCTTACAGGGGTTGTATTGACAAAGCTCGACGGCGATAGCCGTGGTGGTGCTGCACTATCCGTCAAAGCTGTTACTGGTTGTCCGATCAAATTCGCTGCGTTAGGTGAGAAGATCGACGCGCTGGAGCCGTTCCATCCGGAACGTATGGCTTCACGGATTTTAGGTATGGGTGACATGCTGTCGCTAATTGAGAAAGCCCAAGCGAATATCGATACGGATAAAGCTAAGGAAATGGAACGTAAGATGCGTAATGCGGAATTTACGTTTGATGATTTCCTTGAGCAAATGGATCAGGTGAAAAAGCTGGGTCCGATCGATCAAATACTTGATATGCTGCCTGGCATGAACAAAGCCAAGGGCATCAAAGATTTAAAAGTTGATGATAAGCAAATGGGTCGCGTTGAAGCCATAGTTCATTCTATGACGAAGACGGAGAAACGCCAGCCTGAGATCATTAACCATAACCGCCGCAAGCGTATTGCTGCCGGTAGCGGAACCTCGGTCGCTGAGGTCAACCGCCTCATCAAGCAATTTGATGAGATGCGTAAGATGATGAAGCAATTCTCCGGCATGATGGGCGGAGGCGGCAAGGCCTCCAAGAAGAATGCCATGAAGCAGCTTAAAGGATTAGGCGGAAAAGGGATGAAGTTCCCTTTTAAATGA
- a CDS encoding putative DNA-binding protein — translation MSQENRLEKTNRINLLFAFYERLLTDKQQTFLKYYFHDDFSLGEIAAEFEISRQAVYEHIKRAEQVLENYEEKLGLLEKHESRTKYLDELRRLPENGMLPEQYKLRFAEIVDRLQRLE, via the coding sequence ATGAGTCAGGAGAATAGACTCGAGAAAACGAATCGTATCAATTTGCTTTTTGCCTTCTATGAACGACTGCTTACAGATAAGCAGCAAACGTTTCTTAAATATTATTTTCACGATGATTTTTCCTTGGGAGAGATCGCCGCTGAATTTGAAATCAGTCGCCAAGCCGTTTATGAGCATATTAAACGGGCCGAGCAAGTTTTAGAGAATTATGAAGAAAAACTTGGTTTATTAGAGAAACATGAGAGTCGTACCAAATATTTAGATGAACTGCGCAGACTGCCGGAGAATGGGATGCTGCCTGAGCAATATAAACTTCGATTCGCGGAGATCGTGGATCGCTTGCAGAGGTTAGAGTAG